From one Lolium rigidum isolate FL_2022 chromosome 4, APGP_CSIRO_Lrig_0.1, whole genome shotgun sequence genomic stretch:
- the LOC124649416 gene encoding protein kish-like, with amino-acid sequence MSALFNFNSFLIVVLLVICTCTYVKMQFPAILNDRTGFRGFFWKAARIGERLSPWVAFGCFAMGVSTIFF; translated from the exons ATG TCGGCGCTGTTCAACTTCAACTCCTTCCTCATCGTGGTGCTGCTCGTGATCTGCACCTGCACCTACGTCAAGATGCAGTTCCCTGCCATCCTCAACGACCGCACCGG ATTCCGTGGTTTCTTCTGGAAAGCCGCCAGAATAG GTGAACGATTGAGTCCTTGGGTAGCATTTGGGTGCTTCGCTATGGGGGTATCCACAATCTTCTTCTGA